The Oryzias latipes chromosome 11, ASM223467v1 nucleotide sequence cgatGATTACCTTGGTTTCCTTGGTGTTCAAAGCTAAGTTGTTGTCTGAGCACCAAGCTACCAACTTCAGGACCTCCTCCCTGTAGGCGGCTTCGTCTCCCTTTAAAATGAGTCCGATGActgtggtgtcatcagcaaacttcaCGATGAGGTTGCTGTCGTGCTGCGGACTGCAGTCGTGGGTGTAGAGGCAGTAcaggagggggctcagcacacagccctgtggggagCCAGTGCTTGGTGTGCGTGTGGGGGAGAGGTGGGGGCCCAGGGAAAAACAGTTCAGGCTTGAAATGTAAATGATGTGTCAATTTGAAATGAAGCTGAAAGCTGATGTGGTGGAtgtggaaacatcaggaagaaggaacatgagaaccTAGAGAACAAGCagagactcagagaagaactggagaaagcctggaaggTGAAGGTGATGGTGGTTCCCATGGTAACCTCTaatctggaggagtggctacagcagatGATGGAAAAACCTCAGACATGTCACATCTGAAAaggcagtgctaggaacagctaagatgctgtgcaggaccctcaagctcccaggcctctgggaGAGAACCCCAGCTTGAAAATACAAACTTTAACTTGGATTGGACATGCATGCAACCTCTGATATATGTAGttttacaaatataaataattcaaaataagCTGCTGCGTCAAAGAAAAATCagtaattaaatacatttttcaaaaataatacaGAGACCCAAAACAGAACCAGGAATATATTCAGACTAAAGACACTTTTCCATCATAAATTCTTTTAATCCTCCATCAAAATCatgagaaaatacagaaaattgtTCCAAATATTGACTTCCCTTTCTAGATGGAACTTTTCAgttgactttgtggaagctGTTTGTTATTTGCTACAGACCAAACCTGAGTCTGAACTGCTGCTCTAAGTTAGCTCGTTTTCATGTCATTTATTACAGTTTCCTGTTTATCTGAGTCATTTTTAACTgatatttaaatgtgatgaAGTTTTTGATAGATGACACCTTCATTTCTCTGAACAATTCACCAGAAACTAAAATAGAACCTTCCTTTAAGCACTATTTTGGagaagtaaacaaaaagaaataaaaaagataaaacatgtttgtaGTTACATTACTAAACAGTTAAATCAATGCACAGCTCAGAAACAGAaagatttagaaatgtttttctcacagatccagtttttgttgtttcctctgttttgttgtttccattTCCCTTCAGGACTTAAGGACACTGCATTGTTGGATTTTGCATCTTTTGAAGACTTCTCATCCCAGAACCTGTAATAAAACATTCTGTTTACCTCTGGTCTAAATTCAGTTCATAAACTGGTCTGAATTATGATgttacaaacattttctgtatttttttaaggatttcacACATTTACAATCAGGCTCAGTCATAAAGAATGAATTTAGTAacgttggaaaaaaaacaaagtcttacGTTTCTGTCAGCAgtgatccatccacccatttccattcatatttatctgatgaCCTTTCAGCAAACAGACCGATCCAGGATTCTGCTTTCTGATTCAATGTAGAAACAAACTCCTATAAACAAAGAATATGTTCTTTCTTAATACATTCTCTCCATCTTGGTTTCCTTTCACACTAAATGTCcagtaaaaaaatgtctggtCTTTAGGATTCATCTGTTCTGGATAATTGTCCTAAAAActgagagaaagttcatctgaggaacaaaatctgactttctttgatgcagatttctgttcatttagtttttgcttcttgttttgtcttcagGGCCAACAGTCCATTTCTACTGAATCCCAGTTTAGCCTATTTGGAATTGAAGACATTAGAAGTGGGAAAAAGAGTTTCTGTGTTCCATCACAGCgtttctttgaaatgttgctgaaagacaaacatgaaatctGAGTTGTTGAGGAGAATTTCAGCTGgaatccatcagcatccagacAACAGCAGCACACATACAGGTGGAGAATCCAAGACACAAGAAGCTGGAAGGAACTAGTGTGAACACACCCACCTGCTCCTCTTTGCTGTTTACCACCACCAGATCAAATCCTACAAACTGACAGAAACTCCTGCTGTCTATCCAGGTTTTCTGCTCAGTGGATTTAAAgtagcagctgcatccaaatcTCCTCCATCCTTCAGGACACAGTTTCCCTTCAAAGAAATAATATACAAAACCATTACCATTTTTAACTTTACTAAAAGTTTTTCTACAATTCTGAACACTTTTGGGTTATCGTGAAGGTAAGTTGTATGATTTCTGCTTCCTCAAATGATGTGAGGAACCATCTtgtctgcaggttcctcttTCCATGGGTGCATGAAAGTGTGTGGAAATGGATGAAAGGAGTCAAATCTATAAAAAATAGTTGTTCTAGAAGGAAACTGGAAAATCACTGAATATTAATCCAACAATTCAAACCAATGATGACCTGATTGGCAGAAGATGGCTTAAcccactgatctaaaaacaaaaaaacctttaaagaccAATCCTTTTTGTtaacgtttttttaaatcacatattAACTCACAGAGCATTAACCCttccaaaaactttttttttaaattcagtttttcatAAAGTGCTTGTGACCAGTTTCTATTCAATAATGTTACCAGTATTGACAGTCTAGTAGTGATTATATACTACTCTTTGCCAATcagaaagacccccccccccgacttTCGGGATTGCTTAAAGCAGTGACGCGGATCTGTCAGAGACCTTGGTGGAAAATAACAtaatcaaaaacagaaactaaaacaaagcaagCAGCATCTCTTTttctccccccttttttttctatttttgggaATAAACACACCGCTCCAGTGTTATTTTTCCTCAGATATACTGAAGGTAAACTGCGACCGTCCTGGAGAGCAGGGGGGACGACCTGGATAGCCTGACGTGCTACATCGACGAGCAGTTTGAGGACTTTCTCATGGGAAAAACCATCCAGCCAGgcaaatcagcttcctccagcAAGTGGAGCCGTCCCGAAGAATCAGCGGGAGCGTCTCCACATCAGACAGAGATTGAATCCAGCGTGTGCGATAAGCTATCCAGCTTCGACAGCTGTCTGTCCCCCCTGGAGGTTCTTCATCGGTTGTTCCAAGAAACAAAGGAGTCTAGAATTTTCACAAAAGTTCTCAGCGCACAGAACTCAGCGATGAGAAAGTCGGTAAATTCCTTTTCTGATGGAATGAGACGACTCTCAGAAGAAAACAAGAAGAtcaaatagtccattctggatcTACAATCAAGATATATACGCCAGAGGAAAAAATGGGAGCAGAGAGACCTGGGAATCGCAGGCCAAGACCCATCGTGGCCGAGTTCGTGCTCCACAAAGAGAAGGAAGAGGTGAGGCGCCGTGGCAGGGAGCGACTTCAGGATGGATGATCAGTTCCCCAAAGAAATATTGGAGCGTCGAAGTATCCTGTTCCCCATCAGAAGGAAATTTCTGAGCGAAGGGGCCCGCGCTGTGACTCTGTGGACCGGCTGTACGTAAACGGACAGCTCCACCGCGACCCAAACGTCACTCCCTGGCTCTTCTAAATCAGATATGCATCAACACTCTTTACACTCTCTGCACAGGTGTTAGTTTATGCTTATATGTTACACACTGGGCATAACTCACGGGGCATAAAGGTTTTCACTTAAGGTAAATGTCACCACCGGTCTCCTTCACAAGCTGCTGCAGACCTGTTCATTataggtttgttctgtttttacccTCACCGTTGCCTTAATGATCATTTCCCCCTCTGCACACAGTCTGTCCTGCCCTTCATCTAACCTGCCACATATCTCTACATTAGTACTGATCTGCACTGAACACTCAGACACTCAACATGTGCAGCATTACATCAGATACACCGTAAATCACACATAATGTCACACAGCAACAATAAGTGTACCGGCGTGTGTACATATATACTCATTTTTGCATTAATTAATAAGATACATTATCTAACTTTCACCTTAACAGCAGCATGTCCACCCTTAGGTCAGTTACTTGGGATGTGCACAGAGCTGGAACCAGATAGAAGAGACTGAAAATAATGACCAAATTAAAGACCTCAAAACTGACTTTGCATTACTTCAAGAAACTCACATGCCTAGTTCATCAATGAATATCTTCGCCACAGCAGATTTTCCAAACGTATATTCAGCTTGTTATAATTCTAGACAGAGAGGAGTAGCAATTTTGATAAAAAAGGAAGTTAAATTCACAGAAACTAGTACGGTCATAGACCCAGAAGGAAGGCTTACAATAGTTACTCTTTCCACTCAAAATTTGTGCTTTGCTTAGCCAACGTTTACACCCCCAATGAAGATGATCCGTCATTCTTTCATTCCTTCTTCTCTGCGCTATCTGAGCACACAGACAAATCGGTGATTACTGCAGGAGACCTTAACATGTCTTTAGATCCAGAAATGGACAGTAACACAGGAAATCTTAGAACCTGGCAGTCCACAAACACTGTTAAACAGTACATGGaggattttggtctttgtgatTTTTGGCGATCATTCCACCACACAAAGAGAGCctacactttttttccccatagtTCATCAATTATACTCCAGGCTAGATTATTTTTTGGTCAGTAGCTCCTTGTTGAGTTTCATtgtctctaaaaaaaacaaacatcttcatTAA carries:
- the LOC111948172 gene encoding CD209 antigen-like protein E translates to MSSDIYAKPDFSKKVRYNRKQQEDTSDWEECEVEIYNDAYESVEDTRRVQSPEQAPQTETCPKVQKRFCRCEQWCLLVLCTVLSAGSIILSSFMVVNINNLQMEVKELKKHPEGKLCPEGWRRFGCSCYFKSTEQKTWIDSRSFCQFVGFDLVVVNSKEEQEFVSTLNQKAESWIGLFAERSSDKYEWKWVDGSLLTETFWDEKSSKDAKSNNAVSLSPEGKWKQQNRGNNKNWICEKNISKSFCF